The following are from one region of the Planctomycetota bacterium genome:
- a CDS encoding DUF1501 domain-containing protein: MPRPSPTSCRVPASQGSRREWLRHSANGFGLLAFSALRAEADERAIVAGPLAPKAPHFPPRAKRVIFLCMQGGPSHVDTFDHKPKLIADADQAAPAAAGRGGRATLMAPRWKFSQRGTSGLWVSSLFDEVARHADSLCVINSMATDLPAHPQAFAQLHTGTAQFVRPSLGAWTLYGLGTENRNLPGFIVINPPVAAARAFGSAFLPAVYQATRVGGGRGPGFAGRRGGGDPTSVANIDSPLLDRAAQRDQVDFIQRLNASRLGLDGGSSPDTEGVIESYELAFRMQDEVPKVMDISRETKATLDRYGVGADDTDAVGRQCLMARRLAEAGVRFVQVTHGNWDHHFNLGTALANTARQVDRPIAGLLGDLADRGLLADTLVIWGGEFGRTPHSQGADGRDHNNKGFTLWMAGGGVKGGIAHGATDDHGYEAVDKRMHIHDWHATLLHLLGLDHERLTYPYAGRDFRLTDVHGTVHREILA, translated from the coding sequence ATGCCGCGCCCGTCTCCGACCAGTTGCCGAGTCCCCGCGAGCCAGGGATCGCGGCGCGAGTGGCTGCGTCACTCTGCCAACGGCTTCGGCCTCCTCGCCTTCTCGGCGCTCCGTGCCGAGGCGGACGAGCGGGCGATCGTCGCGGGCCCGCTGGCCCCGAAGGCCCCGCACTTCCCTCCTCGGGCCAAGCGGGTGATCTTCCTGTGCATGCAGGGTGGGCCGTCGCACGTCGACACGTTCGACCACAAGCCGAAGCTCATCGCCGACGCCGACCAGGCCGCGCCGGCGGCCGCCGGCCGCGGCGGGCGCGCGACGCTGATGGCGCCGCGCTGGAAATTCAGCCAGCGCGGCACGAGTGGCCTGTGGGTGTCGAGCCTGTTCGACGAGGTCGCCCGGCACGCCGACTCGCTGTGCGTGATCAACTCGATGGCCACCGATCTGCCGGCCCACCCGCAGGCCTTCGCGCAGCTCCACACCGGCACGGCACAGTTCGTGCGGCCGTCGCTGGGCGCCTGGACGCTGTACGGCCTCGGCACCGAAAACCGGAACCTGCCAGGGTTCATCGTCATCAATCCGCCCGTCGCCGCCGCGCGGGCGTTCGGCAGCGCGTTTCTCCCGGCCGTCTACCAGGCGACGCGCGTCGGCGGCGGGCGTGGGCCGGGTTTCGCCGGCCGCCGTGGCGGTGGCGATCCGACGTCGGTGGCGAATATCGACAGCCCGCTCCTCGACCGGGCGGCCCAGCGCGACCAGGTGGATTTCATCCAGCGGCTCAACGCCTCGCGGCTCGGTCTCGACGGCGGCTCGAGCCCCGATACCGAGGGCGTGATCGAGTCGTACGAGCTCGCCTTCCGGATGCAGGACGAAGTCCCGAAGGTAATGGATATCTCCCGCGAGACCAAGGCCACGCTCGACCGCTACGGCGTGGGCGCCGACGATACCGACGCCGTTGGCCGGCAGTGCCTGATGGCGCGGCGGCTGGCGGAGGCCGGCGTGCGCTTCGTGCAGGTGACGCACGGCAACTGGGATCATCATTTCAACCTCGGCACGGCGCTGGCCAACACCGCCCGCCAGGTGGACCGCCCGATCGCCGGCCTGCTCGGCGATCTCGCCGACCGCGGGCTCCTCGCCGACACGCTCGTGATCTGGGGGGGCGAGTTCGGCCGCACGCCGCACAGCCAGGGAGCCGACGGCCGTGATCACAACAACAAGGGGTTCACGCTGTGGATGGCCGGTGGCGGCGTGAAGGGGGGCATCGCCCACGGTGCCACCGACGACCATGGCTACGAGGCCGTCGACAAGCGGATGCACATCCACGACTGGCACGCCACGCTGCTCCACCTCCTCGGCCTCGACCACGAGCGGCTCACCTATCCCTACGCGGGCCGCGACTTCCGGCTCACCGACGTGCACGGCACCGTCCATCGGGAGATCCTCGCCTGA
- a CDS encoding sigma-70 family RNA polymerase sigma factor produces the protein MSSPREIEIREQLARSWLAVEPSVRAYVAAAIRSTADREDVLQQVALTVARRFEEYDEKRPFVGWVLWLAKSRIVDHYRSSQRQRLVLGPDVLDRLAESLAATHDDVSPRREALEECLATLTERSRALVRMRYHDGLAITAIAHGVRSTPGSVRVALFRIREALADCIGRRLAAGAGE, from the coding sequence ATGAGCTCTCCCCGCGAAATCGAAATCCGCGAACAGCTCGCCCGCTCCTGGCTGGCGGTCGAGCCGTCCGTCCGCGCCTACGTCGCCGCCGCGATCAGGTCGACCGCCGACCGGGAGGACGTGCTCCAGCAGGTGGCGCTGACCGTGGCCCGGCGCTTCGAGGAATACGACGAGAAGCGCCCGTTCGTGGGCTGGGTCCTGTGGCTCGCGAAGTCGCGGATCGTCGACCATTACCGCAGCTCGCAGCGGCAGCGCCTCGTGCTCGGCCCCGACGTGCTCGATCGGCTCGCGGAGTCGCTGGCCGCGACCCACGACGACGTGTCGCCGCGCCGCGAGGCGCTCGAGGAATGCCTGGCAACGCTCACCGAGCGATCCCGGGCGCTGGTGCGGATGCGGTACCACGACGGCCTGGCGATCACCGCCATCGCCCACGGCGTGCGATCGACACCGGGATCGGTCCGCGTGGCGTTGTTTCGGATCCGGGAGGCCCTCGCCGACTGCATCGGCCGGCGGCTCGCTGCGGGAGCGGGTGAATGA
- a CDS encoding Uma2 family endonuclease — MIRAMPSRPLYIPRYTVDDYRRWSGDWQLIDGVAIAMTPSPFGPHERVVSRLSRTVGNQIEAGGCPCEVYTNLDWIIDLHTVVRPDIMVVCGEQPQRHLERPPAIVVEVVSEATRAQDLVLKRALYREHEVRHYLVIDPAARSVEHVTAEGSSLSGPSDRVELLLGGPGDCRLVVDCSRLFD; from the coding sequence ATGATAAGGGCCATGCCGTCCCGTCCCCTCTACATCCCGCGGTACACGGTCGACGACTACCGTCGTTGGAGCGGCGACTGGCAGCTCATCGACGGAGTGGCGATCGCCATGACGCCCAGCCCGTTCGGCCCGCACGAGCGGGTCGTCTCGCGGCTGTCCCGGACGGTCGGCAATCAGATCGAGGCCGGGGGCTGCCCGTGCGAGGTCTACACGAATCTCGACTGGATCATCGACCTCCACACCGTCGTTCGGCCTGACATCATGGTCGTCTGTGGCGAGCAACCCCAACGGCATCTCGAGCGACCTCCCGCGATCGTCGTCGAGGTCGTGTCGGAGGCGACGCGAGCGCAGGATCTCGTGCTCAAGCGGGCGCTGTACCGTGAGCACGAGGTCCGGCACTACCTCGTGATCGATCCCGCTGCCCGATCAGTCGAGCACGTGACCGCCGAGGGCTCCAGCCTCTCCGGTCCGTCCGACCGAGTCGAGCTCTTGCTCGGGGGCCCCGGCGACTGCCGACTCGTGGTCGACTGCAGCCGGCTGTTCGACTGA
- a CDS encoding sodium/glutamate symporter has translation MTHVDLDLIQTLALGGATLFLGFAVVAAVPPLRRFNVPAAVVGGLLVAVAVSVARATGVATVGFDTTLQTPLMTAFFTSIGLSASLSLLRVGSGQALLFLALASALAMIQNLIGIGVALAFGEPPLLGVLMSSTALAGGPATALAFAPQFEAAGVPAAATLAVAAAMGGIVLGGLLGGPIATHLLERDRRLVAGHRDPPFTAPATAGDYPGRAAYEPDATAPADDEEGSIRDALRALTVLLVAMAVGGIVSAGLKRAGLTLPGYVGAMLAGAAIRNLDDTTGAIRIPHDLAAKIGAVCLTLFLTIALVNLKLWELASLALPLAVNLGLQAAAVAAFCAWLVYPLMGRDYDAAVMTGGFTGFMLGTTANAMAVMNTLVERFGPAPRAFVVAPIVGAFFIDFTNAIVITTFLDLLS, from the coding sequence ATGACGCACGTCGATCTCGATCTCATCCAGACGCTCGCGCTCGGCGGGGCGACGCTGTTTCTCGGGTTCGCGGTCGTCGCGGCCGTGCCGCCGCTGCGCCGGTTCAACGTGCCGGCGGCAGTCGTCGGCGGCCTGCTCGTCGCCGTCGCGGTGTCGGTCGCGCGGGCGACGGGCGTCGCCACGGTCGGGTTCGACACCACCCTGCAGACACCGCTGATGACGGCCTTTTTCACGTCGATCGGGCTCAGTGCCAGCCTGTCGCTGCTGCGCGTCGGGAGCGGGCAGGCGCTGTTGTTCTTGGCGTTGGCCAGCGCCCTCGCGATGATCCAAAACCTGATCGGCATCGGCGTGGCGCTCGCGTTCGGCGAGCCGCCGCTGCTCGGCGTGCTGATGAGTTCGACGGCGCTGGCCGGGGGCCCGGCGACGGCATTGGCGTTCGCACCGCAGTTCGAGGCGGCGGGCGTGCCGGCCGCGGCCACGCTGGCGGTCGCCGCGGCGATGGGGGGGATCGTCCTCGGCGGCCTGCTCGGCGGCCCGATCGCCACCCACCTCCTCGAGCGCGATCGACGGCTCGTCGCCGGCCATCGGGACCCTCCGTTCACGGCGCCGGCGACCGCCGGCGACTACCCCGGCCGCGCCGCCTACGAGCCCGACGCGACCGCCCCGGCCGACGACGAGGAGGGCAGCATCCGCGATGCGCTCCGCGCCCTGACGGTGCTCCTGGTCGCGATGGCCGTCGGCGGCATCGTGAGCGCGGGGTTGAAGCGTGCCGGCCTCACGCTCCCGGGCTATGTCGGGGCGATGCTCGCCGGCGCCGCGATCCGTAACCTCGACGACACGACCGGCGCGATCCGGATCCCCCACGACCTGGCCGCGAAGATCGGCGCGGTGTGCCTGACGCTGTTTCTCACGATCGCGCTGGTCAACCTCAAGCTCTGGGAGTTGGCGTCGCTGGCGCTGCCGCTGGCGGTCAATCTCGGCCTCCAGGCGGCCGCGGTCGCGGCGTTCTGCGCGTGGCTGGTCTATCCGCTGATGGGGCGCGATTACGACGCGGCGGTGATGACCGGCGGGTTCACCGGGTTCATGCTCGGCACGACGGCCAATGCGATGGCGGTAATGAACACGCTCGTCGAGCGCTTCGGCCCGGCCCCCCGCGCTTTCGTGGTCGCCCCGATCGTGGGCGCGTTCTTCATCGATTTCACCAACGCGATCGTGATCACCACGTTCCTCGACCTGCTGTCGTGA
- a CDS encoding DUF932 domain-containing protein, whose translation MVDVAHGSGETGGGRVRVEPRVTTLGSLRITAAAPETAKRQRETLLPEKALLDVDGQKCVVTPRFWKSVFARYRFGASTFRYFRPEEVFGRICEVSRDDRLRVMVELPPSGPPQALAVSDPRQPLVTIDDMRDLVRSHGAERPFYRDGVIGCTFMPKSGERGLAIGADEFANRFTLDVPIDGFGSPRIHVALLRLICTNGLVGHHRAFASDVPASRNPLHTLKRAIECFDHADGYAAIRERFLAAQTSWASVREAHALHRQIVKAKLIDPAGKGRVIESFDRLTGRIQEFYGVTNVDTLPPRRQRLLPVKCRVYDLLNLASEVATHSAAPREAVAIQHWIGSTLADEFDLEGTAEIATEFADLLVDGRADPTGAGRDTP comes from the coding sequence ATGGTCGACGTGGCACACGGCAGCGGGGAGACGGGCGGCGGACGGGTGCGCGTGGAGCCGCGCGTGACCACGCTGGGGTCGCTGCGGATCACCGCGGCCGCACCCGAGACGGCGAAGCGCCAACGCGAGACGCTGCTCCCGGAGAAGGCACTGCTCGATGTCGACGGCCAGAAGTGTGTCGTCACCCCGCGGTTCTGGAAGTCGGTGTTCGCCCGCTACCGGTTCGGCGCGAGCACGTTCCGCTACTTCCGCCCGGAGGAGGTGTTCGGGCGGATCTGCGAAGTCTCGCGTGACGACCGGCTGCGCGTGATGGTCGAGCTGCCGCCGAGCGGGCCGCCTCAGGCCCTCGCCGTCTCCGATCCCCGCCAGCCGCTGGTCACGATCGACGACATGCGCGACCTCGTCCGCAGCCACGGGGCCGAGCGGCCGTTCTACCGCGACGGCGTCATCGGCTGCACGTTCATGCCGAAGAGCGGCGAGAGGGGCCTGGCGATCGGTGCCGACGAGTTCGCCAACCGGTTCACGCTCGACGTGCCGATCGACGGCTTCGGCAGCCCGCGGATCCACGTCGCTCTCCTGCGGCTGATCTGCACCAACGGCCTCGTCGGCCATCACCGCGCCTTCGCCAGCGACGTGCCGGCCAGCCGCAATCCGCTCCACACGTTGAAGCGCGCCATCGAGTGCTTCGACCACGCCGACGGCTACGCCGCGATCCGTGAGCGCTTCCTGGCGGCGCAGACGTCGTGGGCGTCGGTCCGCGAGGCCCATGCCCTCCACCGCCAGATCGTCAAGGCGAAGCTCATCGATCCCGCCGGCAAGGGGCGCGTGATCGAGAGCTTCGACCGGCTCACCGGCCGGATCCAGGAGTTCTACGGCGTCACCAACGTCGATACGCTGCCGCCGCGGCGCCAGCGGCTGCTGCCCGTGAAGTGCCGCGTCTACGATCTGCTCAATCTCGCCAGCGAAGTCGCGACCCACTCGGCCGCACCGCGCGAGGCGGTCGCGATCCAGCACTGGATCGGGTCGACGCTCGCCGACGAGTTCGACCTCGAGGGCACTGCCGAGATCGCCACCGAGTTCGCCGACCTCCTCGTCGACGGTCGGGCCGACCCGACCGGGGCGGGCCGGGACACGCCATGA
- a CDS encoding helicase, with protein MPPPAPGSTRRPGWPLRAAGLFPTAATDGPSAAGSDHAMPRSRTTTGPTTRPRSRPKRRATVPASGRPGATGNAGDDLVAALAAGVRIEPRDYQARVVTRVVEMLSGPHVDRGVTLPEARSVIVESPTGSGKTVIGLLVAKWAQDHLGMRVAWTAMRRNLLAQVQRENDQRGFGIDLLAVSMFDRSPPRADLLIVDEAQHDATASMASLHAAVGARKVLGLSATPYRADRHGLCFERSVRDAGIRQLVLDGYLSPFAHYTIAGYSPESVAATYLREPGLWGRSLVFFRTIAECRKCAARLAAGGVACEVVTGDSDREAQIERFEHGAATVVLSVAVLAEGFDCPGLETVFCRPSGKGPAVQMAGRVLRRAADVPLKRIVQCRATKHPFTASALPAAQYVEADDGWLSIGLNGRVEAVTKRMLELLVRLSKADETRAGGRRGRRGAVPARGLRPIRRWNYRLEEARDRFERPPRDPQASWIDDGTW; from the coding sequence ATGCCGCCCCCGGCACCCGGCTCCACCCGCCGCCCGGGTTGGCCGCTGCGAGCGGCGGGGCTCTTCCCCACGGCAGCCACGGATGGCCCGTCAGCGGCGGGCAGCGACCACGCCATGCCCCGATCCCGCACCACGACCGGCCCAACGACGCGCCCGCGATCGCGGCCAAAGCGGCGCGCCACCGTCCCTGCCTCCGGACGCCCCGGCGCGACGGGCAACGCCGGCGACGATCTCGTGGCAGCGCTGGCGGCCGGCGTGCGGATCGAGCCACGCGACTACCAGGCGCGGGTCGTCACCCGGGTCGTGGAGATGTTGTCGGGGCCGCACGTCGACCGCGGCGTCACGCTCCCCGAGGCCCGTTCGGTGATCGTCGAGAGCCCGACGGGCAGCGGCAAGACGGTGATCGGGCTGCTCGTCGCCAAGTGGGCCCAGGACCACCTCGGGATGCGCGTCGCCTGGACGGCGATGCGCCGCAATTTGCTCGCCCAGGTGCAGCGCGAGAACGACCAGCGCGGCTTCGGGATCGACCTCCTCGCGGTGTCGATGTTCGACCGCTCACCGCCGCGCGCCGACCTGCTGATCGTCGACGAGGCCCAGCACGACGCCACGGCGAGCATGGCCTCGCTCCACGCCGCCGTCGGCGCCCGCAAGGTGCTCGGCCTGTCGGCCACCCCCTACCGCGCCGACCGCCACGGGCTGTGCTTCGAGCGTTCGGTCCGCGATGCGGGAATCCGCCAGCTCGTCCTCGACGGCTACCTCTCCCCGTTCGCCCACTACACGATCGCCGGCTATTCGCCCGAATCGGTCGCCGCGACCTATCTCCGCGAGCCGGGGTTGTGGGGCCGGTCGCTGGTGTTCTTCCGGACGATCGCCGAATGCCGGAAATGTGCCGCGCGATTGGCCGCCGGCGGCGTCGCCTGTGAGGTGGTCACCGGCGACAGCGACCGGGAAGCGCAGATCGAGCGCTTCGAACACGGCGCGGCAACCGTGGTCCTGTCAGTCGCCGTGCTCGCCGAGGGGTTCGACTGCCCGGGCCTGGAGACGGTGTTTTGCCGCCCGTCGGGCAAGGGGCCGGCGGTGCAGATGGCCGGCCGCGTGCTGCGCCGGGCCGCCGACGTACCGCTCAAGCGGATCGTCCAGTGCCGCGCCACGAAGCATCCGTTCACCGCCAGCGCCCTGCCCGCCGCACAGTACGTCGAAGCCGACGACGGCTGGCTTTCGATCGGGCTCAACGGCCGTGTCGAGGCGGTCACGAAGCGGATGCTCGAGCTGCTCGTTCGCCTCTCGAAGGCCGACGAGACTCGTGCGGGGGGCCGCCGCGGCCGTCGCGGTGCGGTCCCCGCCCGTGGCCTCCGGCCGATCCGGCGCTGGAACTACCGCCTCGAGGAGGCGCGCGACCGGTTCGAGCGGCCGCCGCGCGACCCCCAGGCTTCATGGATCGACGACGGCACGTGGTGA
- a CDS encoding lipase family protein: MTPLPSLFAALVGAIVGAVIVAARPSWAEAVGRALLSLRGVVALVAMVAGAVALLPRPFASEAIVCAIGLGTLAATLVVGLLLFPAETRGGGAITPVKPPAAQAGLVERRRQPWSSLDPHTLPAAADLVRCAELVYEPPVEWEESAGRLGFSKSVAMVEGSAKGVVLIAGDEAVIAFQGTDGADDVGDWFTNLDAVVADAPADPVHRGFFRAYRSLAPQLQTILSRYGIRHVWVTGHSLGGAMAVLGALDLVRLGKVEVRGVMTFGQPLLLAPGFAAEANRLLSGRHLRFVNEDDIVPRVVPGLRGGGSTVWFRDGTPTFTPPRMRASATTAAAEALSDDGPAPLSDEEFAAAKARVGGRDKPPAGAEATTMRALPNATDHAMQRYVAAVCRHFAPSHSAPAPQ; this comes from the coding sequence ATGACGCCACTCCCTTCGCTCTTCGCCGCGCTGGTCGGCGCCATCGTCGGCGCGGTGATCGTCGCCGCCCGGCCGTCGTGGGCGGAAGCGGTGGGCCGCGCGCTCCTCAGCCTCCGCGGCGTCGTGGCGCTCGTCGCCATGGTCGCCGGAGCAGTGGCCCTCCTCCCCCGCCCGTTCGCGTCCGAGGCGATCGTCTGCGCCATCGGCCTCGGCACGCTCGCGGCGACGCTCGTCGTCGGCCTGTTGCTCTTCCCCGCCGAGACGCGCGGCGGCGGCGCGATCACGCCGGTGAAGCCACCCGCCGCACAGGCCGGGCTCGTCGAGCGCCGGCGACAGCCGTGGAGCAGCCTGGATCCGCACACGCTCCCCGCTGCCGCCGACCTGGTGCGCTGTGCGGAACTGGTCTACGAGCCGCCCGTGGAGTGGGAAGAGAGCGCCGGCCGGCTCGGGTTTTCCAAGTCCGTCGCCATGGTGGAGGGGTCGGCGAAGGGCGTCGTGCTGATCGCCGGCGACGAGGCCGTGATCGCCTTCCAGGGGACCGACGGCGCCGACGACGTCGGCGACTGGTTCACGAACCTCGACGCGGTGGTCGCGGACGCTCCCGCCGATCCCGTCCATCGCGGGTTTTTCCGGGCCTACCGGTCGCTCGCACCCCAACTGCAGACGATCCTCTCCCGGTACGGGATCCGCCACGTGTGGGTCACGGGTCACAGCCTCGGCGGCGCGATGGCGGTCCTCGGCGCGCTCGATCTGGTCCGCCTCGGCAAGGTCGAGGTCCGCGGCGTGATGACGTTCGGCCAGCCGCTGCTCCTCGCCCCGGGGTTCGCCGCCGAGGCCAACCGCCTCCTCTCCGGTCGCCACCTCCGGTTCGTCAACGAAGACGACATCGTGCCGCGGGTCGTGCCCGGCCTGCGCGGCGGCGGGAGCACGGTCTGGTTCCGCGACGGCACGCCGACGTTCACGCCGCCGCGGATGCGCGCGAGTGCCACCACCGCTGCCGCCGAGGCGCTGAGCGACGATGGCCCGGCACCGCTGTCGGACGAGGAATTCGCCGCCGCCAAGGCGCGCGTCGGCGGCCGCGACAAGCCCCCAGCCGGCGCGGAGGCGACGACCATGCGCGCCCTGCCCAACGCGACTGATCACGCCATGCAGCGCTACGTGGCCGCCGTCTGCCGGCACTTCGCACCGAGCCATTCCGCCCCGGCGCCGCAGTGA